A genomic stretch from Pochonia chlamydosporia 170 chromosome 4, whole genome shotgun sequence includes:
- a CDS encoding phosphoserine phosphatase (similar to Verticillium alfalfae VaMs.102 XP_003002900.1), with the protein MAETAGRKLSASRPQMENMRRSSSYLSDHQQYRPPKKSEPYHGIDEVVEGRSPPPKSTSPKSILPFRGVPQDDMPATIVESGLSHSLSHANCAPAPGHKSDRLVATLFYKGASSGSAPASTRPAGLSDSNETLPPNMAPTTNMDAFPLEPPTQESEQLDHIYGSYISPLCIASFLHLMSTFPQPRGADEPHSSHRCLDNPDTPRIVELSLSPAPSPECLGLSDLRKHEMIYRFEQEWNVDVVLQPDVVWRRHPRLVVFDMDSTLITQEVIELMAETIKEPSDLAARVADITHRAMMGELEFEASFRERVALLKGVSATVFDELRPVLDVTKGVPELIRALKRLGVKTAVLSGGFQPLTGWLAEQLGIDYAFANEVIVEDGKLTGVTTGKIVGKERKRDLLLEIAAKEGIDPSQVVAVGDGANDLLMLAEAGLGVAWNAKPRVQMEADARLNSESLLDLLHLFGLTAEEIQMLAA; encoded by the coding sequence aTGGCCGAAACTGCCGGGCGCAAACTGTCGGCGTCTCGTCCGCAGATGGAAAACATGCGCCGCAGCAGCTCGTATCTGAGCGATCACCAGCAATACAGACCGCCCAAAAAGTCAGAACCCTACCACGGCATCGACGAGGTCGTCGAGGGGAGAAGCCCCCCGCCCAAGTCGACCTCACCAAAGAGCATCTTGCCCTTCCGCGGCGTCCCGCAGGACGACATGCCGGCGACGATAGTCGAGAGCGGACTGAGCCATAGTCTGTCGCATGCAAACTGCGCGCCGGCCCCGGGACACAAGTCGGATCGCCTGGTCGCAACGTTATTCTACAAGGGGGCGTCGTCTGGCTCTGCGCCGGCTTCGACTAGACCGGCTGGTCTGTCGGATAGCAATGAGACGCTGCCTCCGAATATGGCGCCCACGACGAACATGGACGCTTTCCCGCTGGAACCGCCGACGCAGGAATCAGAACAGCTGGATCATATTTATGGCTCGTACATTTCACCGCTGTGCATAGCGTCGTTTTTGCATCTCATGTCGACTTTTCCGCAGCCGCGTGGGGCGGATGAACCACACTCGTCGCACAGGTGTCTTGATAACCCGGATACACCTCGTATTGTTGAACTTAGCCTCTCGCCGGCCCCGTCACCTGAATGCCTGGGTCTGTCTGACCTGCGTAAACATGAGATGATTTACCGGTTCGAGCAGGAGTGGAATGTCGATGTTGTGCTGCAGCCGGATGTGGTCTGGAGGAGACACCCGCGCTTGGTGGTGTTCGACATGGATAGTACGCTGATTACACAAGAGGTGATTGAGCTCATGGCAGAGACTATCAAAGAGCCATCGGATCTGGCCGCCCGTGTAGCAGACATCACTCACCGCGCCATGATGGGTGAATTGGAATTCGAGGCCTCGTTCCGCGAGCGCGTCGCTCTTCTGAAGGGTGTTAGCGCAACCGTGTTTGACGAGTTGCGTCCTGTGTTAGACGTCACAAAGGGTGTGCCCGAGTTGATTAGGGCCCTGAAACGACTGGGCGTCAAGACGGCCGTGCTGTCGGGTGGATTTCAACCGTTGACAGGCTGGCTCGCCGAGCAGCTGGGCATAGACTATGCCTTTGCGAACGAGGTCATCGTAGAGGATGGCAAGCTGACGGGCGTGACGACAGGCAAGATCGTGGGCAAGGAGCGCAAGCGCGATCTGCTGCTTGAGATTGCGGCCAAGGAGGGGATTGATCCGTCGCAGGTGGTGGCTGTTGGTGACGGCGCCAACGacctgttgatgctggcggAGGCGGGACTGGGAGTGGCGTGGAATGCGAAGCCGAGGGTGCAGATGGAGGCGGATGCGAGGTTGAATTCGGAGAGCTTGTTGGATTTGCTGCACTTGTTTGGGCTTACGGCTGAGGAGATACAGATGTTGGCGGCGTGA
- a CDS encoding fungal fucose-specific lectin domain-containing protein, with protein sequence MDFTSLDAIEFFQDNKKHIRAYYQGKDDLIRESSFEDGHGWFTRGDGVIASNAKSKSPITATSWNVGNESQIRLYYLDNQYNICECQGHHTSGVTTWAYSVILQNGNVAPGSQLAVARPEKDDTKLRVFYQENPDTSGKHPVREILRLSAVSARKSKDVRLYYQGESGFIMESFWDNAGIGRWETNDSIPPYQLVPKAPISALCWYAGDDSDNSNLRIRIYTILESHGDQIAELSYQEGWDTEPGIVAHDALLGGAQPPSQRVEYSAVAASRDTKADLYRPNCVFYQPGPDVINVTPVAADDGEEYDREASNVVTPGGIPKSRDALNHRVPQTSGTTGTHAEVAQLTAELTSKDAEINRLTGLLAAANIGSLSPSDFGSSFTTWQDVKAEYDRTKADLIACRNTMYTQADFDGVRASADQRYASLESVHLDSIEKQKEFARWTAGIVGGLARAFGPVAWGVSYAKWKGDLDYVVANGVASGMHSYGFDEYSKGQNYSGW encoded by the exons ATGGATTTCACGAGCCTCGACGCAATCGAGTTCTTTCAGGACAACAAAAAGCACATTCGCGCCTACTACCAGGGTAAAGATGACCTGATTCGGGAGTCGTCGtttgaagatggacatgggTGGTTCACGAGAGGAGATGGCGTCATCGCATCCAATGCGAAGAGCAAGTCTCCCATCACGGCCACCAGTTGGAACGTGGGCAACGAGTCTCAG ATTCGGCTATACTATTTGGATAACCAATATAACATCTGTGAG TGTCAGGGCCACCACACGTCCGGCGTGACCACTTGGGCCTACAGTGTTATTTTGCAAAACGGAAATGTTGCGCCGGGATCGCAACTAGCCGTCGCTCGTCCCGAGAAGGATGATACCAAGCTCCGTGTATTCTACCAGGAGAATCCCGATACCAGCGGCAAACATCCAGTGCGCGAGATTCT TCGCCTGTCCGCCGTTTCCGCTAGGAAATCTAAAGATGTGCGTCTCTATTATCAGGGTGAGAGTGGCTTCATCATGGAAAGCTTTTGGGATAATGCGGGGATTGGGCGGTGGGAGACGA ATGACTCCATCCCGCCATATCAACTTGTTCCGAAAGCTCCCATCAGCGCTCTTTGCTGGTATGCCGGCGATGATTCGGACAATTCGAATCTTCGCATCCGGATCTACACCATCTTGGAGTCCCATGGCGACCAAATCGCCGAGCTGTCGTACCAGGAAGGGTGGGATACCGAGCCAGGTATTGTCGCCCACGACGCCCTCTTGGGTGGTGCTCAGCCTCCGTCACAGCGAGTTGAATATTCCGCCGTCGCGGCCTCTCGAGATACCAAGGCTGATTTGTATCGCCCCAACTGCGTCTTTTACCAACCTGGACCCGATGTGATCAACGTCACGCCCGTGGCGGCTGATGACGGCGAGGAGTATGATAGGGAGGCTTCAAATGTCGTTACCCCAGGGGGAATCCCCAAATCTCGCGATGCCCTCAATCACCGAGTCCCGCAGACGTCCGGTACAACTGGAACTCATGCCGAGGTCGCCCAGTTGACCGCAGAACTGACGAGCAAGGATGCCGAAATCAACCGGCTAACTGGATTGCTGGCTGCAGCCAATATTGGTAGTCTTTCGCCGTCCGACTTTGGAAGCAGCTTCACCACATGGCAGGATGTGAAGGCGGAGTACGATCGTACAAAGGCAGATTTAATCGCGTGTCGGAATACAATGTATACGCAGGCGGATTTTGATGGTGTTCGAGCATCAGCTGATCAGCGGTATGCGTCTTTGGAGAGTGTTCATCTGGACTCGattgagaaacaaaaagagtTCGCTCGTTGGACGGCTGGTATTGTTGGGGGTTTGGCCCGGGCCTTTGGTCCTGTTGCCTGGGGTGTTTCTTATGCTAAGTGGAAGGGTGATTTGGATTATGTGGTTGCCAATGGTGTTGCTAGTGGCATGCACTCGTATGGTTTTGATGAATACAGCAAAGGGCAGAATTATTCAGGTTGGTGA
- a CDS encoding phosphoadenosine phosphosulfate reductase (similar to Metarhizium acridum CQMa 102 XP_007812434.1) — MPSVMADTISHSSFVDEKVEPESGYASGQSDYSPEEPSRPDVSLTKAHVEYLNKQMEPMHPMDILRFCKIMFPNLFQSTAFGLTGLATMDMLSKIQDENPESKPVELIFLDTLYHFKETHDLLQRVKARYPNVPVNVFKPDGMNTVEQFEETYGQELWNTADEMYDWIVKVEPLQRAYDELKVTAVLNGRRRSQGAARGSIPIIELDEERNVIKINPMATWSFSQVNEYIKQHNVPYNALLDQGYKSVGDWHSTAPVKDGEDERAGRWKGKAKTECGIHNKQSRYAQFVAEMEAKQVAPVS, encoded by the coding sequence ATGCCTTCAGTCATGGCGGACACCATCTCTCACTCGTCATTTGTTGACGAAAAAGTCGAGCCGGAATCAGGATATGCCTCAGGACAATCCGACTATTCACCCGAGGAGCCCTCTCGACCAGATGTCTCTCTGACCAAGGCCCATGTCGAATATCTCAACAAGCAGATGGAGCCCATGCACCCCATGGACATTCTTCGCTTCTGCAAAATCATGTTCCCCAACCTGTTCCAATCAACGGCATTCGGTCTCACTGGCCTCGCCACCATGGACATGCTTTCCAAGATTCAAGACGAGAACCCAGAGTCAAAACCCGTCGAGCTGATCTTCCTGGATACCTTGTATCACTTCAAGGAGACGCACGACCTGCTCCAGCGTGTCAAGGCTCGCTATCCCAACGTCCCCGTCAATGTGTTCAAGCCCGACGGCATGAACACTGTCGAGCAATTTGAGGAGACGTACGGCCAGGAGTTGTGGAACACGGCCGATGAAATGTACGACTGGATCGTCAAGGTTGAGCCTCTGCAGCGGGCGTACGACGAACTCAAGGTGACTGCTGTTCTAAACGGCCGCCGTCGCTCACAAGGCGCCGCTCGCGgctccatccccatcatcgaGCTCGACGAGGAGAGAAACGTCATCAAGATCAACCCCATGGCCACTTGGTCCTTCTCCCAGGTCAACGAGTACATCAAGCAGCACAACGTGCCCTACAATGCTCTCCTTGACCAAGGGTACAAGTCCGTCGGCGACTGGCACTCGACTGCCCCCGTCAAGGACGGTGAGGATGAGCGTGCCGGCCGTTGGAagggcaaggccaagactGAGTGTGgcatccacaacaagcaGTCCCGATATGCGCAATTCGttgctgagatggaggcAAAGCAAGTTGCCCCTGTTTCATAG
- a CDS encoding tRNA wybutosine-synthesizing protein (similar to Metarhizium robertsii ARSEF 23 XP_007825247.1), with product MQQKRDLPDPSQSFTEKKTKILEQLSVPDAQYTDLSPKGTVDKGIRHLIDEINSTSGFVTTSSCAGRVSVFQEGRKAPLAAGGDADVDEGPSAQVAGVGGKGAGGTWLFVSHDPVEGQDWVTDLQLVDEHGSQDGKSRLIHFKFEPMILHVLTASLAHAQLLLRSALQAGFRESGAINITSDSKTTPIVAVRSMGLGFESLIGYESNGRRCTLVTASYLRMLMDIGNERFLENAKRIERFRIAFKESLAPKMARRNPEGREWEDAASRRERMREEGLRRKALKAEDVEKGETVDDEDMYEGLE from the exons ATGCAGCAAAAAAGGGATCTCCCCGATCCCTCACAATCCTTCACCGAGAAAAAGACCAAAATCCTAGAACAGCTATCCGTCCCAGACGCCCAATACACAGACCTCTCGCCAAAAGGAACCGTCGACAAAGGAATCCGCCATCTCATCGACGAAATCAACAGCACATCCGGGTTCGTAACAACCAGCAGTTGCGCCGGCAGAGTCAGCGTTTTTCAAGAGGGCAGAAAAGCACCGCTAGCTGCAGGCGGGGATGCAGATGTCGATGAAGGTCCTTCCGCTCAGGTAGCTGGTGTGGGAGGGAAAGGCGCAGGCGGGACATGGCTATTCGTTTCTCATGATCCTGTCGAGGGGCAAGATTGGGTGACTGACCTGCAACTTGTTGATGAACATGGCAGTCAAGACGGTAAAAGCAGATTAATACATTTCAAATTTGAGCCAATG ATTCTTCATGTTCTAACTGCATCTTTGGCACACGCACAACTCCTCCTGCGGTCTGCACTACAAGCCGGGTTTAGAGAGTCAGGCGCCATAAACATTACGTCTGATTCAAAAACTACGCCGATAGTGGCAGTTCGCTCCATGGGACTGGGGTTCGAGTCATTGATTGGGTATGAATCGAATGGGCGACGGTGCACCCTCGTGACGGCTTCATATCTAcggatgttgatggatatTGGGAATGAGCGGTTTCTAGAGAATGCGAAGCGTATTGAGAGATTTCGGATTGCATTTAAGGAGAGTCTGGCGCCGAAGATGGCTAGGAGGAATCCTGAGGGGCGGGAGTGGGAGGACGCGGCGAGCAGGAGGGAGAGAATGAGGGAGGAGGggctgaggaggaaggcTTTGAAGGCCGAGGATGTAGAGAAGGGTGAAACGGTggacgatgaggatatgTATGAGGGGTTGGAGTAG
- a CDS encoding metalloreductase (similar to Blastomyces dermatitidis SLH14081 XP_002622060.1) gives MDPTKTLESRGGGSGSTEVQPTSTIAPFYTELNGVNQPMNLLFRDILWWTLGAAGIAVLLIRILEILWAKLRQVSSMSVPRDKQTYWKRSQWSWMPGVKKHLTYAPLWNKRHNREFKLSSAVNVGTLPSRLHMLVILGYLGSNTAYMFILNWAIENKYSLCAEIRGRSGTLAMVNMVPLIIFAGRNNPLISILKISFDTYNLLHRWMGRIVVVEVIIHTIAWAIPAVAHKGWDAVFKSLFKSAFLGSGFIGTVALVLLLIASLSPLRHAFYETFLNLHILLALVIFACTWIHCATASLPGGLPQLSWIMGIIALWFADRFARFGRLAYNNWSRRGFTDAYCEAMPGEVTRVTINLPRYKTIRPGTHAYLRFSGITAWESHPFSVAWVEHSTDESLPMSEKEPLHGGLDKSRAVTSVSFIIGAQTGLTRKLYEKAKSSGGSVRLRAAMEGPYAGHHSLDSYGHVVLFAGSTGITHQLSYLKHLLEGYNAKTVATRRVTLVWIIRQYESLDWVRPFMDQILRIENRQDILRIQVFITRPLSPSETNSHSSTVKLLPGRPNIPLLISKEVQEQTGAMAVTVCGPGALADDVRSAVRAVQGENVVDFIEESFTW, from the coding sequence ATGGATCCAACAAAGACTTTGGAGTCTAGGGGAGGAGGATCTGGATCTACAGAGGTAcagccaacttcaacaaTTGCCCCCTTTTACACCGAGCTAAATGGCGTCAATCAGCCTATGAATCTCTTGTTTCGTGATATTCTCTGGTGGACTTTGGGTGCAGCTGGCATAGCGGTGCTGCTTATTCGAATACTGGAAATTCTGTGGGCCAAGCTTCGACAAgtgtcgtccatgtctgtaCCACGAGATAAGCAAACCTACTGGAAAAGGTCACAATGGAGCTGGATGCCTGGCGTCAAAAAGCACCTCACATACGCTCCTTTATGGAACAAACGACATAATCGAGAGTTCAAGCTATCCTCAGCCGTCAACGTGGGCACCTTGCCTTCTCGACTACACATGCTTGTCATTCTTGGCTACCTCGGAAGCAACACCGCCTACATGTTTATCCTCAACTGGGCGATTGAGAACAAGTACTCACTCTGTGCTGAGATACGAGGTCGCTCAGGCACTCTGGCCATGGTCAACATGGTGCCACTGATTATTTTCGCAGGTCGTAACAACCCCTTGATATCGATTCTCAAAATCAGTTTTGACACGTACAATCTCCTGCACCGTTGGATGGGCCGTATTGTCGTGGTGGAGGTTATTATCCACACCATCGCATGGGCTATTCCGGCTGTAGCACATAAGGGCTGGGATGCTGTCTTCAAGTCTCTATTCAAAAGCGCATTTCTTGGGTCTGGATTCATTGGCACCGTCGCCTTAGTGTTGTTGCTAATCGCCTCCCTCTCGCCTCTGCGACACGCGTTTTATGAAACATTTCTCAACCTCCATATACTTCTGGCGCTTGTCATCTTCGCTTGTACCTGGATTCATTGCGCGACCGCCTCTTTACCAGGCGGGCTCCCCCAACTATCGTGGATTATGGGAATTATAGCATTGTGGTTTGCCGACCGGTTCGCTCGATTTGGTCGACTAGCCTACAATAACTGGTCGAGGAGGGGCTTTACCGACGCCTATTGCGAAGCCATGCCTGGTGAGGTGACTAGAGTTACCATCAACCTTCCGCGATACAAGACGATTCGGCCGGGTACCCACGCTTACTTGCGATTTTCAGGCATCACAGCCTGGGAAAGCCATCCATTCTCTGTCGCATGGGTTGAACACTCAACTGACGAGTCCCTACCCATGTCGGAGAAGGAGCCGCTACATGGTGGCCTGGATAAGTCACGGGCCGTGACTTCTGTATCCTTCATCATTGGGGCGCAAACTGGGCTTACTCGGAAGCTGTATGAAAAAGCTAAATCATCAGGTGGCAGTGTACGCCTGCGGGCAGCCATGGAAGGACCATATGCTGGACATCACAGCCTCGACTCATATGGACACGTTGTGCTCTTTGCTGGCTCAACCGGTATCACGCATCAACTTTCATACCTCAAACATCTGCTGGAGGGCTACAACGCAAAAACGGTTGCTACTCGACGAGTCACCTTGGTATGGATCATTCGACAGTACGAATCGTTGGACTGGGTGCGTCCATTCATGGACCAAATCCTGCGGATAGAAAACCGGCAAGACATTCTACGTATTCAAGTATTCATCACTCGCCCGTTAAGCCCAAGCGAAACCAATAGCCACAGCTCTACAGTCAAGCTGTTGCCAGGTCGACCAAACATCCCACTACTGATATCGAAGGAGGTTCAAGAGCAGACTGGCGCCATGGCGGTGACGGTCTGCGGCCCCGGTGCCCTTGCAGATGACGTACGGAGTGCAGTGCGAGCGGTGCAAGGTGAAAATGTCGTCGATTTCATTGAGGAAAGCTTTACCTGGTGA
- a CDS encoding siroheme synthase (similar to Neosartorya fischeri NRRL 181 XP_001263791.1) encodes MANSMLAGLNCTNNIHLIIGTNPLASARCTQSLSAGAHPILIAPSTNDLHYNLQTKIDEGLLKWHQKTFEDSDLFTLGRQEVNYTVDAVFVTSGPRDALAAHISEVCRRNRIAVNVVDAPHLCTFSLLSTHTDGPLQIGVTTNGRGCKLASRIRREIASSLPSGLGVACSRLGDVRKRIQEDDYISPGDLDDSLDQGALFNKLVKEDEARNRRTRWLSQMCEYWPLNRLASITDEDVEKLLLAYPGHNASSPLQPSPSTPTKKGRVILAGSGPGHPSLLTNATLNAIQTADLILADKLVPSGVLDLIPRRTPVQIARKFPGNADKAQQELLESALSAVQSGKTVLRLKQGDPFIYGRGGEEVSFFKSHSLGDRVTVLPGVTSALSAPLFAGIPATQRDVSDQVLICTGTGKKGKPPTPPEYVASRTVVFLMALHRITGLVSELTTHVSSVERQDLDPAQVEADKQRTLWPLRTPCAVIERASCPDQRVIRTTLQHVAEAIEAEGSRPPGLLVVGNACEVLFEREKGRAWVVEEGFRGLESEADEKLFVGLQNALGAVGET; translated from the coding sequence ATGGCCAACTCCATGCTCGCAGGCCTCAACtgcaccaacaacatccatctcatcatcggcaCCAACCCACTCGCCTCAGCGCGCTGCACGCAATCCCTCTCTGCGGGCGCTCATCCCATCCTCATCGCCCCATCCACAAACGACCTACACTACAACCTACAAACCAAAATCGACGAGGGCCTGCTAAAATGGCACCAAAAGACCTTTGAGGACTCCGACCTATTCACCCTCGGCAGACAAGAGGTCAATTACACCGTCGACGCCGTATTCGTCACATCAGGTCCGCGTGATGCACTCGCAGCTCACATCTCAGAGGTGTGCAGGAGGAACCGCATCGCCGTGAATGTCGTCGACGCACCGCACCTATGTACATTCAGCCTCCTGTCCACGCACACAGATGGACCGCTGCAAATTGGCGTGACGACAAACGGGCGGGGATGTAAACTTGCTTCCAGGATACGAAGGGAGATCGCATCGTCGCTGCCGTCAGGGCTGGGTGTAGCATGCTCAAGACTAGGGGACGTGCGGAAGAGGATACAGGAAGACGACTACATATCGCCAGGGGATCTGGACGACTCGCTAGATCAGGGGGCACTGTTCAACAAACTCGtcaaggaagatgaggcaCGTAACCGACGAACACGATGGCTAAGCCAAATGTGCGAATACTGGCCCCTGAACCGCCTCGCATCCATCACGGACGAAGACGTGGAAAAGCTTCTCCTCGCATACCCAGGCCACAATGCCTCATCGCCACTCCAGCCCTCCCCCTCCACGCCCACCAAAAAGGGGAGAGTCATCCTCGCCGGCTCAGGACCAGGACACCCTTCCCTCCTCACAAACGCAaccctcaacgccatccaGACTGCCGacctcatcctcgccgaTAAACTCGTCCCCTCGGGCGTGCTGGACCTCATCCCGCGCCGCACTCCCGTCCAAATCGCACGCAAGTTCCCTGGAAACGCAGACAAAGCGCAACAAGAGCTCCTCGAATCGGCTCTCTCCGCCGTGCAGTCCGGCAAAACGGTCCTGCGCCTCAAGCAAGGCGATCCATTCATATACGGCCGCGGCGGCGAAGAagtctccttcttcaaaaGCCACAGTCTAGGAGATAGGGTGACGGTTCTGCCGGGCGTAACGAGTGCGCTGAGTGCGCCTCTCTTCGCTGGCATACCCGCCACGCAGCGCGACGTTTCCGACCAAGTGCTCATCTGCACGGGGACCgggaagaagggcaagccGCCCACGCCGCCAGAGTACGTCGCCAGTCGGACGGTGGTGTTTCTCATGGCGCTACACCGTATCACGGGCTTGGTTTCCGAGCTCACGACGCATGTCTCGTCCGTGGAGAGACAGGACCTTGATCCCGCGCAGGTGGAGGCTGATAAGCAGAGGACCCTGTGGCCGCTGAGGACGCCGTGTGCGGTGATTGAACGCGCGAGTTGTCCCGATCAGCGTGTCATTCGGACAACGCTGCAACATGTTGCTGAAGCCATTGAGGCAGAGGGCAGTCGTCCGCCGGGTTTATTGGTCGTTGGAAATGCGTGCGAGGTTCTTTTTGAGCGGGAAAAAGGAAGGGCGTGGGTTGTGGAAGAAGGCTTCAGGGGTTTGGAGTCGGAGGCTGATGAGAAGTTGTTTGTGGGTTTGCAGAATGCATTGGGTGCCGTTGGTGAAACGTGA
- a CDS encoding F-box-like domain-containing protein: protein MSGSSWALLPLEIKLQILEVVSRQRGYRGSFAAVCSEWKTFIEPQNFYRLELQVPCLEQLPHMTARTAGLVRQIRLNIELPRYSCRSCQWPESESRKSQHSAVFRASILKLFTILSAWKTTDRLVLELNTFSPSDSEHWFKNYCVGPDAQTDGESEQQQQEAPTRWHDPKHGWVDGRQIESPPAHAISRLFAPICLSLPKSILEVHAVTGLVIRRECRRQVIPPVLRLLLQKLPRLQTMVYESWRFCRRGMKIACDREFASVIQDALPSHVEMLSIFESPNSELVSAMHRDPLFAQVIHDNMAAGAELVRALVLRSCDLKHLSISFMVDARQFLDSLQSTHCCHKLRLLTLTASILKRESPRNRIASFISGASSFPQEMKQLERLILWNKSWKKVAPDLYLRIENEQLQAVIKQHGDAIYHLRLPGGVIDPISVRQLRREASVEEEF, encoded by the exons ATGTCAGGCTCCTCTTGGGCTTTGCTGCCGCTGGAGATTAAGCTACAAATACTGGAGGTAGTCTCGCGCCAACGGGGGTATCGGGGCTCTTTTGCGGCTGTCTGCTCAGAATGGAAGACATTCATTGAGCCACAGAATTTCTACCGACTCGAATTACAGGTACCATGCCTCGAGCAACTTCCCCATATGACCGCTCGAACTGCAGGTCTTGTTCGTCAAATTCGGCTGAATATTGAGCTACCACGATACTCATGTCGCTCTTGTCAGTGGCCTGAATCGGAGTCGCGTAAGTCGCAGCATAGCGCCGTCTTCAGAGCCTCGATATTGAAACTGTTTACTATCTTGAGTGCTTGGAAAACAACAGACCgcttggtgttggagctCAACACCTTCTCACCTAGCGACTCGGAGCACTGGTTCAAAAATTATTGCGTTGGACCAGACGCCCAAACCGATGGAGAATcggagcagcagcagcaagaggcTCCCACTAGATGGCATGACCCAAAACAcggctgggttgatggccGGCAGATAGAGAGTCCCCCCGCCCACGCCATTTCACGTCTTTTCGCCCCGATATGCTTGAGTCTCCCGAAGAGCATCCTGGAGGTTCACGCAGTGACGGGGCTTGTCATACGCCGAGAATGTCGGCGGCAGGTCATACCACCGGTTCTGAGGCTATTGCTACAGAAGCTTCCTCGGCTACAAACCATGGTATACGAGTCATGGCGCTTTTGCCGCCGTGGCATGAAGATTGCGTGTGATAGGG AGTTTGCATCCGTGATTCAAGACGCTCTGCCGAGTCACGTCGAAATGCTCTCCATCTTCGAGAGTCCCAATTCTGAGCTTGTGTCGGCAATGCACCGCGATCCTCTGTTCGCCCAAGTCATCCATGATAACATGGCCGCAGGTGCCGAGCTAGTCAGAGCCCTGGTCTTGAGGAGTTGTGACCTCAAACATctctcaatctccttcaTGGTTGATGCCCGACAATTTTTGGACTCTTTGCAGTCAAcgcattgctgccacaagtTACGATTGCTCACACTCACGGCGTCCATCCTCAAAAGAGAATCCCCCCGAAATCGGATTGCTTCTTTCATAAGCGGCGCGAGCTCGTTTCCGCAAGAGATGAAGCAGCTCGAACGATTGATACTTTGGAACA AATCCTGGAAGAAGGTTGCCCCAGATTTATACCTCCGAATCGAAAACGAGCAGCTACAAGCAGTCATCAAACAACACGGTGATGCCATCTACCACTTACGTTTGCCAGGAGGAGTTATCGACCCAATTTCTGTCCGGCAGCTACGACGGGAAGCATCCGTGGAAGAGGAGTTCTGA